One Actinomyces respiraculi DNA window includes the following coding sequences:
- a CDS encoding carbohydrate ABC transporter permease codes for MSTTVTLSKPYKDRFWRRTGESDFLKPTAGGAVVRYALLILIALIAVFPFLWQLSTSLKGSMEDIYAFPPNLVPRHPTLEHYATVSHTIPIVKYAWHSLLVGVATVICQVVFCTCAGYALGVLRFRGKALFFGLFLSTLLLPGEVTLTSQYLTVKSLGFANSLVGVFLPGAIGAINVLLITTACAMIPKDIIEAAEIDGATTWQRIRHIVWPNIRGMVTVVALFSFIGAWDDFLWPLVVLSDPEKYTLTVGMQYLQSNFGSNPRVVAAGTIIALVPVIILFALAQKQFFKGVQQGGVKG; via the coding sequence ATGAGCACCACCGTGACGCTCTCCAAGCCTTACAAGGACCGTTTCTGGCGCCGCACGGGCGAGTCCGACTTCCTCAAGCCCACGGCCGGCGGTGCCGTCGTGCGCTACGCCCTGCTCATCCTCATCGCGCTCATCGCGGTCTTCCCCTTCCTGTGGCAACTGTCCACCTCACTCAAGGGCTCCATGGAGGACATCTACGCCTTCCCTCCCAACCTCGTCCCGCGTCACCCCACCTTGGAGCACTACGCCACGGTCTCGCACACGATCCCGATCGTGAAGTACGCCTGGCACTCGCTGCTAGTGGGGGTTGCCACGGTCATCTGCCAGGTCGTCTTCTGCACCTGCGCCGGCTATGCCCTGGGCGTGCTCAGGTTCAGGGGCAAGGCACTCTTCTTCGGGCTGTTCCTGTCCACGCTGCTGCTGCCCGGCGAGGTCACGCTGACCAGCCAGTACCTGACCGTGAAGTCCCTCGGTTTCGCCAACAGCCTGGTGGGAGTGTTCCTGCCCGGTGCGATCGGCGCCATCAACGTCCTGCTCATCACCACTGCCTGCGCGATGATCCCCAAGGACATCATTGAGGCCGCTGAGATCGACGGAGCCACGACCTGGCAGCGCATCCGCCACATCGTGTGGCCCAATATCCGCGGCATGGTCACGGTGGTCGCCCTGTTCTCCTTCATCGGCGCCTGGGACGACTTCCTGTGGCCCCTGGTGGTCCTGTCTGACCCCGAGAAGTACACCCTGACCGTGGGTATGCAGTACCTGCAGTCCAACTTCGGCTCGAACCCTCGCGTGGTGGCGGCGGGGACGATCATCGCCCTGGTCCCGGTCATCATCCTGTTCGCCCTGGCCCAGAAGCAGTTCTTCAAAGGCGTCCAACAAGGCGGGGTCAAGGGCTGA
- a CDS encoding AGE family epimerase/isomerase — translation MGLGWFGAPEHNRWLAEETHALLRYARAAAVPAGFGWIGEDGTVDTTRPVELWITGRMTFAFSLGTLMGIPGCRRYADHGVRALNRVMRDHVNGGWHSAVEHEPDADGHGVPADPAGRKECYQHAFVVLAAATATAANRPGAQELLRDALAVQDRRWWDDTYGMPVESYAADFTDPEDYRGINAAMHTVEAYLAATDVTGDITWLTRAVQILDHAVNVQARAHDWRLPEHYDTSWRPRLDYNKDQPAHPFRPYGVTPGHGLEWARLTVQARSALVHRSLPTPDWMLDAAERLFDRSRSDAWRCDGGPGFVYTTGFDGVPVVHERMHWVVCEGISAAAAIRRALLDDGHGEIEVEHYEHCYRSWVDYAEQYLIEAPGVWTHELDQNNRPSTRTWEGHPDIYHALQAMLMSRVPVWPCLGQALAEGRLDDPASPVPARAQPRWRGIISWG, via the coding sequence ATGGGTCTGGGATGGTTTGGCGCGCCCGAGCACAACCGCTGGCTGGCCGAGGAGACGCACGCCCTGCTGCGTTACGCGCGCGCGGCAGCCGTGCCCGCAGGCTTCGGATGGATCGGTGAGGACGGCACGGTGGACACCACGCGCCCCGTCGAGCTGTGGATCACCGGTCGCATGACCTTCGCCTTCTCCCTGGGCACTCTCATGGGCATCCCCGGCTGCCGCCGCTACGCCGACCACGGTGTGCGCGCCCTGAACAGGGTCATGCGCGACCACGTCAACGGCGGGTGGCACTCCGCCGTCGAACACGAGCCCGACGCCGACGGCCACGGTGTACCCGCCGACCCGGCCGGCCGCAAGGAGTGCTACCAGCACGCCTTCGTCGTCCTGGCCGCCGCCACCGCCACCGCGGCCAACCGCCCGGGGGCGCAGGAGCTCCTGCGCGACGCCCTGGCCGTCCAGGATCGGCGCTGGTGGGACGACACCTACGGGATGCCGGTGGAGTCCTACGCCGCCGACTTCACCGACCCCGAGGACTACCGCGGCATCAACGCCGCCATGCACACCGTCGAGGCCTATCTCGCCGCCACCGACGTCACCGGCGACATCACGTGGCTCACCCGCGCCGTCCAGATCCTCGACCACGCCGTCAACGTCCAGGCCCGCGCCCACGACTGGCGCCTGCCCGAGCACTACGACACCTCCTGGCGGCCCCGCCTCGACTACAACAAGGACCAGCCGGCGCACCCCTTCCGCCCCTACGGCGTCACCCCCGGCCACGGCCTGGAGTGGGCGCGCCTGACCGTCCAGGCCCGCTCCGCCCTGGTTCACCGCTCCCTGCCGACGCCGGACTGGATGCTCGACGCCGCCGAGAGGCTCTTCGACCGCTCCCGCTCTGACGCCTGGCGCTGTGACGGCGGCCCCGGCTTCGTCTACACGACCGGTTTCGACGGCGTGCCGGTGGTCCACGAGCGCATGCACTGGGTGGTGTGCGAGGGCATCAGCGCCGCCGCCGCCATCCGCCGCGCACTGCTCGACGACGGCCACGGAGAGATCGAGGTCGAGCACTACGAGCACTGCTACCGCTCCTGGGTCGACTACGCCGAGCAGTACCTCATCGAGGCGCCGGGCGTGTGGACCCACGAGCTTGACCAGAACAACCGTCCCTCCACGCGCACCTGGGAAGGCCACCCGGACATCTACCACGCCCTGCAGGCGATGCTCATGTCCCGCGTGCCCGTGTGGCCGTGCCTGGGCCAGGCGCTCGCCGAGGGACGGCTGGACGACCCGGCCTCGCCGGTGCCCGCGCGTGCGCAGCCGCGCTGGCGCGGCATCATCAGCTGGGGCTGA
- a CDS encoding IS630 family transposase: protein MANRPAPGLLLREGDRGELEALVRSRSARAGLVRRARIVLLAADGLSNTEIARRVGASRTTVIAWRGRYQRLGMEGLEDADRPGRPRKVDRTAIVTATLTPPPRSLGVTHWSTRLLAARLGVSAATVARAWRAYGIKPWREQSFRFSTDPELVGKVTDICGLYLGTNPDVPDNAIVLCVDEKSQIQALDRTMPVLPMQPGLIERRSSDYVRHGTTTLFAALEIATGKVTAATRPRHRHEEFLAFLRQVDRAYKDAIDPDTGERVQLHLVMDNYATHKHKDVRAWLEHHPHIHVHHTPTHASWMNLVEVWFSLIERQAIRRGVFKSVQDLNNKLRAYITGWNKRAHPFTWTKTAEQILTKANRPEINNPGH, encoded by the coding sequence GTGGCTAATCGTCCTGCTCCTGGTCTGTTGTTGCGTGAGGGTGATCGTGGCGAGCTGGAGGCACTGGTGCGTTCGCGCAGCGCGCGGGCGGGGCTGGTGCGGCGGGCGCGGATCGTGCTTCTTGCTGCGGATGGGCTGTCCAATACTGAGATCGCACGGAGGGTGGGCGCCTCGCGTACCACCGTGATCGCGTGGCGCGGCCGCTACCAGCGCCTGGGCATGGAAGGCCTGGAGGACGCTGATCGTCCGGGTCGGCCCCGCAAGGTCGATCGCACCGCGATCGTGACCGCTACGCTGACCCCGCCGCCGAGGTCGTTGGGGGTCACGCACTGGTCCACCCGGCTGCTGGCTGCCCGGCTGGGCGTGTCGGCGGCGACGGTGGCCAGGGCCTGGAGGGCTTACGGGATCAAGCCCTGGCGGGAGCAGTCGTTCCGCTTCTCCACCGACCCCGAGCTGGTCGGCAAGGTCACCGACATCTGCGGCCTGTACTTGGGCACCAACCCCGACGTGCCCGATAACGCGATCGTGCTTTGCGTGGACGAGAAGTCCCAGATCCAGGCACTGGACCGCACCATGCCGGTCCTGCCCATGCAGCCCGGGCTGATCGAGCGCCGCAGCAGCGACTACGTCCGGCACGGCACCACCACCCTGTTCGCGGCGCTGGAGATCGCCACCGGCAAGGTCACCGCCGCCACCAGGCCCCGCCACCGCCACGAGGAGTTCCTCGCCTTCCTGCGACAGGTGGACAGGGCCTACAAGGACGCCATCGACCCGGACACCGGGGAACGCGTCCAGCTGCACCTGGTCATGGACAACTACGCCACCCACAAGCACAAGGACGTGCGCGCCTGGCTGGAGCACCACCCCCACATACACGTCCACCACACCCCCACCCACGCCTCCTGGATGAACCTCGTGGAGGTCTGGTTCTCCCTGATCGAGCGCCAGGCCATACGCCGCGGCGTCTTCAAGTCCGTGCAGGACCTGAACAACAAGCTCCGCGCCTACATCACCGGCTGGAACAAACGCGCCCACCCATTCACCTGGACCAAAACCGCCGAACAGATTCTCACCAAAGCCAACCGTCCAGAAATTAACAACCCAGGACACTAG
- a CDS encoding transcriptional regulator, whose amino-acid sequence MSAPVHYLGLSGLAERIGIRMGTAQRYSREGRLPTPDVIVGDKPHAVRGWLPETVDAWQANRPGRGARTDLQRRS is encoded by the coding sequence GTGAGCGCCCCGGTGCACTACCTGGGGCTGTCCGGCCTGGCCGAGAGGATCGGCATCCGTATGGGCACGGCCCAGCGCTACAGCCGCGAAGGACGTCTTCCCACACCGGACGTCATCGTGGGCGACAAACCCCATGCTGTGCGCGGATGGCTGCCCGAGACGGTGGACGCCTGGCAGGCCAACCGCCCCGGACGTGGAGCACGCACCGACCTGCAACGGCGGTCGTGA
- a CDS encoding GuaB1 family IMP dehydrogenase-related protein: MQFLNGLEPTFDLTYDDVFMVPSRSGVGSRHDVDLTTDDGTGTTIPLVVANMTAVAGKRMAETVARRGGLTIIPQDIPVDVVIDTVNQVKAAHVLYDTPVTVKPHHTCGYAMGLIPKRSHGAAVVIDPDTERPVGMVDLNDVTGVDRFTQVRGVMSTELVTVPAGTDPRDAFEILRTARRKAAPVVDDDDRLVGLLTRAGAVRSTIYAPAVDAEGRLRVGAAIGMNGDPVGRARHLVDSGVDVIVVDTAHGHQDRMIEAVRSVRAALPDGVPVVAGNVVTAAGVRDLVEAGASIVKVGVGPGAMCTTRMQTGVGRPQFSAVLECAAEAARSGARVWADGGVRHPRDVALALAAGASNVMIGSWFAGTHESPGDIQYDAGGRAYKESFGMASKRAVTSRTEGEDAFDRARKALFEEGISAGRMYLDPARPGVEDLIDSIISGVRSSFTYAGAGSIAQFRERAVVGVQSASGYREGAPVPESW; encoded by the coding sequence GTGCAGTTCCTCAACGGCCTCGAGCCGACCTTCGACCTGACCTACGACGACGTTTTCATGGTCCCGTCGCGCTCCGGCGTCGGCTCGCGCCACGACGTGGACCTCACCACCGACGACGGCACGGGCACCACCATCCCGCTCGTCGTCGCCAACATGACGGCCGTTGCGGGCAAGCGCATGGCGGAGACCGTCGCCCGCCGCGGCGGGCTGACGATCATCCCCCAGGACATCCCGGTCGACGTCGTCATCGACACCGTCAACCAGGTCAAAGCCGCGCACGTCCTCTACGACACCCCCGTGACCGTCAAGCCGCACCACACATGCGGCTACGCCATGGGACTGATCCCCAAGCGCTCCCACGGGGCCGCCGTCGTCATCGACCCGGACACTGAGCGCCCGGTCGGCATGGTGGACCTCAACGACGTCACCGGCGTCGACCGCTTCACCCAGGTCCGTGGGGTCATGAGCACCGAGCTCGTCACCGTCCCCGCCGGCACAGACCCCCGCGACGCCTTCGAGATCCTGCGCACCGCGCGCCGCAAGGCCGCCCCCGTCGTCGACGACGACGACCGTCTCGTCGGCCTGCTCACCCGCGCGGGCGCCGTGCGCTCGACCATCTACGCCCCCGCCGTCGACGCCGAGGGGCGCCTGCGCGTGGGCGCCGCCATCGGCATGAACGGGGACCCGGTGGGCCGGGCGCGCCACCTCGTCGACTCGGGCGTGGACGTCATCGTCGTCGACACGGCCCACGGACACCAGGACCGCATGATCGAGGCGGTCCGCTCGGTGCGCGCTGCCCTGCCCGACGGCGTGCCGGTGGTCGCGGGCAATGTCGTCACCGCCGCCGGCGTGCGCGACCTCGTCGAGGCGGGCGCCTCCATCGTCAAGGTCGGGGTCGGTCCCGGCGCCATGTGCACCACCCGCATGCAGACCGGGGTGGGGCGCCCGCAGTTCTCCGCCGTGCTCGAGTGCGCCGCCGAGGCCGCCCGCTCGGGTGCCCGCGTGTGGGCCGACGGCGGCGTCCGCCACCCGCGTGACGTCGCCCTGGCCCTGGCCGCAGGCGCCTCCAACGTCATGATCGGCTCCTGGTTCGCCGGCACGCACGAGTCCCCGGGGGACATCCAGTACGACGCCGGTGGCCGCGCCTACAAGGAGTCCTTCGGCATGGCCTCCAAGCGGGCGGTCACCTCCCGTACGGAGGGTGAGGACGCCTTCGACCGCGCCCGCAAGGCCCTGTTCGAGGAGGGCATCAGCGCCGGTCGCATGTACCTCGACCCGGCGCGCCCAGGCGTGGAGGACCTCATCGACTCCATCATCTCGGGGGTGCGCTCCTCCTTCACCTACGCCGGCGCCGGCTCCATCGCGCAGTTCCGCGAGCGGGCCGTCGTCGGAGTGCAGTCCGCCTCCGGCTACCGCGAGGGGGCGCCGGTGCCCGAGTCCTGGTGA
- a CDS encoding ATP-binding cassette domain-containing protein, protein MTGFLGPNGAGKSSTLRILLGLDRPTSGTALINGKPYESLGQPLRTVGAMLDGASAVPERRGVDHLRWIAQSNRIPARRVDEVLETVGLTDAAKVRVRKYSLGMKQRLGLAAALLGEPRVLVLDEPVNGLDPEGIRTIRTFLRRYADQGNTVLLSSHLMGEIAETVDDVVVINKGRIVADGTLDEITAGHDSLEDAFFALTGSEPGASW, encoded by the coding sequence GTGACCGGTTTCCTCGGCCCCAACGGGGCGGGCAAGTCGTCGACGCTGCGCATCCTGCTCGGGCTCGACCGTCCGACGTCGGGCACAGCGCTCATCAATGGCAAGCCCTACGAGAGTCTCGGTCAACCGCTGCGGACGGTGGGTGCGATGCTGGACGGTGCGTCCGCGGTTCCTGAGCGGCGCGGAGTGGATCACCTGCGCTGGATCGCACAGTCCAACCGCATTCCCGCGCGACGCGTCGACGAGGTACTGGAGACGGTCGGGCTGACCGACGCCGCAAAGGTTCGAGTGCGGAAGTACTCGCTCGGGATGAAGCAGCGTCTTGGGCTCGCCGCCGCCCTCCTGGGTGAGCCGCGCGTGCTCGTGCTCGACGAGCCGGTCAACGGCCTCGATCCCGAGGGCATCCGCACGATCCGCACATTCCTGCGACGCTACGCCGATCAAGGAAACACCGTGCTGCTCTCCAGCCACCTCATGGGAGAGATCGCCGAGACGGTCGACGACGTCGTGGTGATCAACAAGGGGCGCATCGTTGCTGACGGAACCCTCGACGAGATCACCGCAGGGCACGACTCCCTCGAGGACGCGTTCTTCGCACTGACCGGCAGCGAGCCGGGAGCGAGCTGGTGA
- a CDS encoding ABC transporter, with product MTAVVQPTIRWRDTVRSEITKITTHPATFLMLVIAVAANLLLAAIDASGVTFYTGDPSGPSSLSDFGVVMIAPLYAFLVIPVWAAATEYHGGQLRMSLSATPQRGRFILAKLAATLTIVSVAAVVAIVPARLVVGVTDGMGPVAVLMSCIQWTVAYVLMSLVAFGLAGILKNTVAPLGIMIALPVVIATGILQWPDGLRFLPDQAALSLVGTPQFDVHEIPPPVAAAVLVIWACVAVAAYAFSVTRSDA from the coding sequence ATGACGGCCGTCGTCCAGCCGACGATCCGCTGGAGAGATACGGTCCGTTCGGAGATCACCAAGATCACGACGCATCCGGCGACGTTCTTGATGCTCGTCATCGCCGTCGCGGCGAATCTTCTTCTGGCAGCGATCGACGCCAGCGGAGTCACGTTCTATACCGGCGACCCCTCGGGGCCATCGTCATTGTCCGACTTCGGTGTCGTGATGATCGCCCCGCTCTACGCGTTCCTGGTCATCCCGGTATGGGCGGCCGCCACTGAGTACCACGGCGGTCAGCTGCGCATGAGCCTGAGCGCCACGCCGCAACGCGGCAGGTTCATCCTCGCCAAGCTGGCGGCGACGCTGACCATCGTCAGTGTCGCCGCCGTGGTCGCGATCGTGCCCGCGCGGCTGGTCGTCGGTGTCACCGACGGCATGGGTCCCGTGGCCGTGCTCATGAGCTGCATTCAGTGGACGGTGGCGTACGTACTCATGTCCCTCGTCGCCTTCGGGCTCGCCGGCATCCTGAAGAACACGGTTGCACCGCTGGGCATCATGATCGCCCTCCCCGTCGTGATCGCGACCGGCATCCTGCAGTGGCCCGACGGGCTGCGCTTCCTGCCCGACCAGGCGGCACTGAGCCTGGTCGGCACGCCGCAGTTCGATGTTCACGAGATCCCGCCACCGGTCGCCGCCGCCGTCCTCGTGATCTGGGCGTGCGTCGCCGTGGCGGCCTACGCGTTCTCAGTCACCCGTAGCGACGCGTGA
- a CDS encoding PLP-dependent transferase, translating to MTTPVSQTSADGGQALRCAPVHHHPSWEEARAQREWGIDTVLAHVGTATDPATGAITTPIHLSTAYSHPGLHQSTGYDYARTASPTRDVLQDALARLDHGVASFATTTGMAALQLTVEALVPPGGRIVALEDLYGGSFRYLEGLSTSGVYDVDLVLGAEGLRRALARPAALVIIETPTNPMMEQFDVAEVATWAHAAGALLAVDNTFLTPVRLRPLDEGADVALYSATKYLGGHNDVSAGVVTVREEVLGKRLQYRLNTTGATLDPFSSFLLLRGLKTLSLRLARHEANARRVVAFLESSPAVSRVLYPGRSGMVSFEVAPGTDVARLLEAVRVFTFAESLGGVESLVTCPSVQTHADVPPQTRARYGLTDRLLRLSVGIEDAEDLVADLRQAFAAAASTR from the coding sequence ATGACTACGCCCGTTTCCCAGACGTCCGCCGACGGCGGCCAGGCCCTGCGCTGTGCCCCTGTCCACCACCACCCCTCCTGGGAGGAGGCCCGGGCCCAGCGGGAGTGGGGCATCGACACGGTGCTCGCTCACGTCGGCACGGCCACCGACCCGGCCACCGGCGCCATCACGACGCCGATCCACCTGTCCACCGCCTATAGCCACCCGGGGCTGCACCAGTCCACCGGCTACGACTACGCGCGCACGGCCTCCCCCACCCGCGACGTCCTCCAGGACGCGCTGGCGCGCCTTGACCACGGCGTCGCCTCCTTCGCGACGACGACCGGGATGGCGGCCCTCCAGCTGACCGTGGAGGCCCTGGTCCCGCCGGGTGGGCGGATCGTGGCCCTGGAGGACCTGTACGGCGGCTCTTTCCGCTACCTGGAGGGCCTGTCCACTAGTGGCGTGTACGACGTCGATCTCGTGCTCGGGGCTGAGGGCCTGCGCCGGGCACTGGCACGTCCCGCTGCGCTGGTCATCATCGAGACGCCGACGAACCCGATGATGGAGCAGTTCGACGTCGCCGAGGTCGCGACGTGGGCGCATGCCGCCGGTGCGTTGCTCGCCGTCGACAACACCTTCCTCACGCCGGTTCGTTTGCGGCCGCTGGATGAGGGGGCGGACGTCGCCCTGTACTCGGCGACGAAGTACCTGGGCGGTCACAACGACGTCAGCGCGGGTGTTGTCACCGTGAGGGAGGAGGTGCTGGGCAAGCGGTTGCAGTACCGGCTCAACACGACCGGGGCGACGCTCGACCCCTTCAGCTCCTTCCTCCTGCTGCGCGGCCTCAAGACGCTGTCGCTGCGCCTGGCACGCCACGAGGCCAACGCGCGGCGGGTGGTGGCCTTCCTGGAGTCCTCCCCCGCGGTGAGCCGGGTGCTGTACCCGGGGCGCTCGGGCATGGTGTCCTTTGAGGTCGCGCCGGGCACGGATGTCGCGAGGCTGCTGGAGGCGGTGCGGGTGTTCACCTTCGCCGAGTCCCTGGGTGGGGTGGAGTCGCTGGTGACGTGTCCGAGCGTGCAGACGCATGCGGACGTCCCGCCGCAGACGCGGGCGAGGTACGGGCTGACGGACAGGCTGCTGCGGCTGAGCGTGGGGATCGAGGACGCCGAGGACCTTGTGGCTGACCTGCGTCAGGCCTTCGCCGCCGCAGCCTCCACCAGGTGA
- a CDS encoding alpha-1,6-glucosidase domain-containing protein, producing MTMTPTAHVHHEAPIAHAVPGTDGSRAYWLDASTLAWPPELIPAGTHETALRLGLLTSPTGSVRLEEGVLRLGDDGYEIPLRPVGTLDEDTVAAHPQLAGHLALSLLDETGAPRLEREDVEKLLTGQVAVVQRAAAGWVTAFTGVQTWPVIDRLWGTRAAARDGSAPLGVWFDESDGAPAFALWAPTARRVTLLTWNTGDPTGSVPDVDAAPVRTPADRAPGTWDGRWEVSAETSAAVGVRPGCQYLWEVEVYVPDTGRVETNLVTDPCSRALTRDSRRSVAVDLDQHALTPTAWVENQPPVIAQDSARAIYELHVRDFSAADHTVPAPLRGTYAAFGVDSAGTRHLRALAAAGIDTIHLLPVFDFSSVPEDRADQRVPEIPSGTTPASRRPQAAVAAVADRDAYNWGYDPFHWMAPEGSYAREGRQDGGARTREMRAMIGSLHGMGLQVILDQVFNHTADGGQGEHSVLDRVVPGYYHRLDAVGRGEGFTCCHDVATERAMAERLMIDACVGWVRDYRVDGFRFDLMGYHSTDTMSALRQALEEIEDDAVGHRVFLYGEGWEVPEASGSRHLRRAVQGQVGSGPDGGFLGIGTFNDRVRDGLLGERFLPDPRVGQGLATGVVVDPNEHEERPAEAAARDLAWRTELVQLSLAGNLRAAGGPRYGYAAAAYGDEPVDSIAYVEAHDDEALFDWLVYKLPTTTPMDQRVRAQLLALAAVTLGQTPCFWAAGTELLRSKSLDRDSYDSGDHFNAIDWTGQDTGWGRGLPSAERNFDRWLIQADLLMREDLRPRPEDVAKAREMALDLLRLRRSTPLLTLGSAELVRERVSFPLSAERGVPGVIVMVVDDGGGDLDIDPALDGVVVALNARPETVTVRIEELTGRYLRLSDIQCTGADDVVRSTHFDPATGELTVPGRTAAVLVES from the coding sequence ATGACGATGACCCCCACCGCGCACGTCCACCACGAGGCCCCCATCGCGCACGCCGTCCCCGGCACCGACGGCTCACGCGCCTACTGGCTCGACGCCTCCACCCTCGCTTGGCCCCCCGAGCTCATCCCCGCGGGCACCCACGAGACCGCCCTGCGTCTGGGCCTGCTCACCTCCCCCACCGGTTCCGTCCGCCTCGAGGAGGGCGTCCTGCGCCTGGGCGACGACGGCTACGAGATCCCCCTGCGCCCGGTCGGCACGCTGGACGAGGACACCGTCGCCGCCCACCCCCAGCTGGCGGGCCATCTCGCTCTCAGCCTCCTCGATGAGACCGGCGCCCCCCGATTAGAGCGTGAGGACGTCGAGAAGCTGCTGACCGGGCAGGTCGCCGTCGTCCAGCGGGCCGCCGCCGGATGGGTCACCGCCTTCACCGGCGTGCAGACCTGGCCCGTCATCGACCGGCTCTGGGGCACGAGGGCCGCCGCCCGCGACGGCTCCGCCCCGCTCGGCGTCTGGTTCGATGAGTCCGACGGCGCTCCCGCCTTCGCGCTGTGGGCCCCCACCGCCCGTCGCGTCACCCTGCTCACCTGGAACACGGGCGACCCGACCGGCTCCGTGCCCGACGTCGACGCCGCCCCCGTGCGCACCCCCGCCGACCGTGCCCCCGGCACCTGGGACGGGCGCTGGGAGGTCAGTGCCGAGACCTCGGCCGCGGTCGGCGTGCGGCCCGGCTGCCAGTACCTGTGGGAGGTCGAGGTCTACGTCCCCGACACCGGCCGCGTCGAGACGAACCTCGTGACCGACCCGTGCTCGCGCGCCCTGACCCGCGACTCGCGCCGCAGCGTCGCCGTCGACCTCGACCAGCACGCCCTCACACCCACCGCCTGGGTCGAGAACCAGCCTCCCGTCATCGCCCAGGACAGTGCCCGCGCCATCTACGAGCTCCATGTGCGCGACTTCTCCGCCGCGGACCACACCGTTCCCGCCCCCCTGCGCGGCACCTACGCGGCCTTCGGCGTCGACTCGGCCGGCACCCGGCACCTGCGTGCGCTTGCGGCCGCCGGCATCGACACGATCCACCTGCTGCCCGTCTTCGACTTCAGCAGCGTCCCCGAGGACCGCGCGGACCAGCGCGTCCCCGAGATCCCGTCGGGCACCACGCCCGCCTCCCGGCGCCCGCAGGCCGCCGTCGCCGCCGTCGCCGACCGTGACGCCTACAACTGGGGCTACGACCCCTTCCACTGGATGGCCCCGGAGGGCTCCTATGCCCGTGAGGGCCGCCAGGACGGCGGCGCGCGCACCCGTGAGATGCGGGCGATGATCGGCTCCCTGCACGGCATGGGCCTGCAGGTCATCCTCGACCAGGTCTTCAACCACACTGCCGACGGCGGCCAGGGTGAGCACTCCGTCCTCGACCGCGTGGTCCCCGGCTACTACCACCGCCTGGACGCCGTCGGCCGTGGCGAGGGCTTCACCTGCTGCCACGACGTCGCCACCGAGCGGGCGATGGCCGAGCGGCTCATGATCGACGCCTGCGTCGGGTGGGTGCGCGACTACCGGGTGGACGGCTTCCGCTTCGACCTCATGGGCTACCACTCCACCGACACGATGAGTGCCCTGCGTCAGGCACTGGAGGAGATCGAGGACGACGCCGTCGGGCACCGCGTCTTCCTGTACGGCGAGGGGTGGGAGGTCCCCGAGGCCTCCGGCAGCCGCCACCTGCGCCGGGCCGTCCAGGGGCAGGTCGGCTCCGGCCCCGACGGAGGCTTCCTGGGCATCGGCACCTTTAACGACCGGGTGCGCGACGGCCTGCTGGGTGAGCGCTTCCTGCCGGACCCGCGGGTGGGACAGGGACTGGCCACCGGCGTCGTCGTCGACCCCAATGAGCATGAGGAACGCCCGGCCGAGGCGGCCGCCCGCGACCTCGCCTGGCGCACCGAGCTCGTCCAGCTCTCCCTCGCCGGCAACCTGCGCGCGGCGGGCGGGCCCCGCTACGGGTACGCGGCAGCCGCCTATGGTGATGAGCCTGTCGACTCCATCGCCTACGTCGAGGCTCACGACGACGAGGCCCTCTTCGACTGGCTCGTCTACAAACTGCCGACGACCACGCCCATGGACCAGCGTGTGCGCGCCCAACTCCTCGCCCTGGCGGCCGTAACCCTGGGCCAGACCCCCTGCTTCTGGGCGGCGGGCACCGAGTTGCTGCGCTCGAAGTCCCTGGACCGCGACTCCTACGACTCCGGCGACCACTTCAACGCCATCGACTGGACGGGGCAGGACACCGGCTGGGGCCGGGGCCTGCCGTCGGCCGAGCGCAACTTCGACCGCTGGCTCATCCAGGCCGACCTGCTCATGCGCGAGGACCTGCGCCCGCGTCCCGAGGACGTGGCCAAGGCCCGCGAGATGGCCCTCGACCTGCTGCGCCTGCGCCGCTCAACCCCGTTGCTCACCCTCGGCTCGGCCGAGCTCGTGCGCGAGCGCGTGTCCTTCCCCCTGTCCGCGGAGCGGGGCGTGCCCGGCGTCATCGTCATGGTGGTGGACGACGGCGGTGGCGACCTGGACATCGACCCGGCGCTGGACGGCGTCGTCGTCGCCCTCAATGCCCGCCCGGAGACGGTCACCGTGCGGATCGAGGAGCTCACCGGCCGCTACCTGAGACTGAGCGATATCCAGTGCACCGGGGCCGACGACGTCGTGCGCTCCACCCACTTCGACCCCGCCACTGGCGAGCTGACCGTGCCCGGGCGCACTGCCGCCGTCCTCGTCGAGAGCTGA